A single region of the Vicia villosa cultivar HV-30 ecotype Madison, WI linkage group LG4, Vvil1.0, whole genome shotgun sequence genome encodes:
- the LOC131599822 gene encoding uncharacterized protein At3g52155, chloroplastic-like, translating into MNVVMCEMHSTTCTTVISPFHHLNRRRNIRNPSILRAKSSILIPKQDSKLKDPLSDSSSRRLILLRHADSSWDQTALRDHDRPLSKSGKEDAVKVSLKLQQLGWIPELILSSDAVRTKETLKIMQEQVQELLEAEVHFVSSFYSIAAMDGQTADHLQKVICKYSRDEILTVMCMGHNRGWEEAASMLCGASVELKTCNAALLETAGKSWNEAFAAAGFGGWRLQGILKPSS; encoded by the exons ATGAATGTGGTCATGTGTGAAATGCATTCCACCACGTGCACCACCGTCATTTCACCGTTCCACCACCTTAATCGCCGGAGAAACATTCGGAACCCTAGCATATTGCGCGCCAAATCCTCAATCCTCATTCCCAAACAGGACTCCAAACTAAAGGATCCCTTATCAGACTCCTCATCTCGACGCCTCATCCTTCTTCGCCATGCCGATAGCTCTTGGGACCAAACTGCTCTCCGCG ACCATGACCGGCCACTGAGTAAGTCAGGGAAGGAAGATGCTGTGAAAGTTTCTCTCAAGCTCCAACAGTTGGGTTGGATTCCTGAACTTATACTGTCTAG CGATGCGGTGCGTACAAAGGAGACGCTTAAGATAATGCAGGAGCAAGTGCAGGAACTACTGGAAGCCGAGGTTCATTTTGTTTCTAGTTTCTATTCGATTGCGGCTATGGATGGGCAAACTGCAGATCACCTTCAAAAGGTTATTTGTAAATATTCAAGGGACGAGATATTAACTGTCAT GTGCATGGGGCATAACAGGGGGTGGGAGGAGGCAGCTTCAATGCTTTGCGGGGCATCTGTAGAATTAAAGACATGCAATGCTGCACTGCTTGAGACTGCTGGGAAATCTTGGAACGAG GCATTTGCCGCAGCAGGATTCGGTGGGTGGAGGCTTCAAGGCATATTAAAACCAAGTAGCTAG